The following proteins are encoded in a genomic region of Pseudodesulfovibrio mercurii:
- a CDS encoding helix-turn-helix domain-containing protein, with protein MSTEDIRSAIADRLKTCRKEREMSLDKAALLTGVSKAMLGQIERRESAPTIATLWKIASGLNLSFSSFFAGRGGSDYRQVPFPNDPDMAIRVIFPYDAATRMEMFHVTLTNGHHQRSTAHRFGVIEHVVTLRGVLDLIYEGKVHRLAQGEAHRFHADVAHQYRATTNMVLFQNIICYT; from the coding sequence GTGTCCACGGAAGACATCCGTTCGGCCATTGCCGACCGCCTCAAGACGTGCAGAAAGGAACGGGAGATGAGCCTGGACAAGGCGGCCCTGCTCACGGGCGTGTCCAAGGCCATGCTCGGGCAGATCGAACGGCGGGAGTCCGCACCGACCATCGCCACCCTGTGGAAGATCGCCAGCGGGTTGAACCTCTCCTTTTCATCGTTCTTCGCGGGCAGGGGCGGCTCGGACTACCGGCAGGTGCCCTTCCCCAACGATCCCGACATGGCCATCCGGGTCATCTTCCCATACGACGCGGCCACGCGCATGGAGATGTTCCACGTCACCCTGACCAACGGGCACCACCAGCGCTCCACCGCCCACCGCTTCGGGGTCATCGAGCACGTGGTCACCCTCCGGGGCGTGCTCGACCTGATCTACGAGGGCAAAGTCCACCGCCTGGCCCAGGGCGAGGCCCACCGCTTCCACGCCGACGTCGCCCACCAGTACCGGGCGACCACGAACATGGTCCTGTTCCAAAACATCATCTGCTATACCTAG
- a CDS encoding YbaK/EbsC family protein: MADKLSRSAQNVQDFLSKQGDDFDVRELASSTRTAREAADSIGCSVAQIAKSLVFRERATGDPVLVVASGVNRVDPARVRLATGLDLGRADGNFVKDRTGFAIGGIPPVGHDVPLRTVLDRDLEQYAEIWAAAGTPHAVFRLTPDRLGALTGGQWVDLREES; the protein is encoded by the coding sequence ATGGCGGACAAGTTGAGCAGGAGCGCGCAGAACGTCCAGGATTTCCTGTCGAAACAGGGAGACGACTTCGATGTCAGGGAGCTGGCGTCGTCCACCCGGACGGCCCGCGAGGCGGCGGACAGCATAGGGTGTTCGGTGGCGCAGATCGCCAAATCGCTGGTCTTTCGGGAGCGGGCCACGGGCGATCCGGTTCTGGTGGTGGCCTCGGGCGTCAACCGCGTGGACCCGGCCAGGGTGCGCCTGGCAACGGGCCTGGACCTGGGCCGGGCGGACGGCAATTTCGTCAAGGATCGCACAGGTTTCGCCATCGGCGGTATCCCGCCCGTTGGCCACGATGTGCCCCTGCGCACGGTGCTGGACCGGGATCTTGAACAGTATGCCGAGATATGGGCGGCCGCCGGAACGCCGCACGCGGTCTTTCGGCTGACGCCGGACAGGTTGGGCGCGCTCACGGGCGGGCAGTGGGTCGACCTGCGCGAGGAGTCGTGA
- a CDS encoding molybdopterin-binding protein, with protein sequence MKTVPVQDAVGMVLCHDMTKIVPGETKGPVFRKGHIIAEEDIRTLLEIGKEHIYVLDMEKGCIHENEAAQRIANAAVGPHITLSDVSEGRINFIAEPGLLDVNVEALHRINSIEEVVLATLHTGQQVTETRPVAGTRVVPLVIDEEKIRRVEAICAEYDYVVGIRPFRRLSVGLVTTGSEVYHGRIKDKFGPVIRKKFSNLGSEVMGQTLTSDDPSMTRDAILAFIAGGAEMVVVTGGMSVDPDDQTPTAIRATGADVVTYGSPTFPGVMFMVADLNGVPILGLPGCVMYYRASVFDLIVPRILAGEKVTREDIVSLGHGGFCATCEVCRYPICPFGK encoded by the coding sequence ATGAAGACCGTTCCAGTTCAGGATGCCGTCGGCATGGTCCTGTGCCACGACATGACCAAAATCGTTCCCGGGGAAACCAAGGGGCCGGTTTTTCGCAAAGGACACATCATCGCGGAAGAGGACATCCGGACGTTGCTCGAGATCGGCAAGGAGCACATCTACGTCCTGGATATGGAAAAGGGCTGCATCCATGAGAACGAGGCTGCCCAACGCATCGCCAACGCGGCCGTGGGGCCGCACATAACCCTGTCGGACGTGTCCGAGGGACGCATCAACTTCATCGCCGAACCCGGCCTGCTCGACGTCAACGTCGAGGCCCTGCACCGCATCAATTCCATCGAGGAAGTCGTCCTGGCGACCCTGCACACGGGCCAGCAGGTCACGGAGACCCGTCCCGTGGCCGGTACCCGCGTGGTTCCGCTGGTCATCGACGAGGAAAAGATCCGCCGGGTGGAGGCCATCTGCGCCGAGTACGACTACGTTGTCGGCATCCGGCCCTTCCGGCGGCTGTCCGTCGGCCTGGTGACCACGGGCAGCGAGGTCTACCACGGCCGCATCAAGGACAAGTTCGGGCCGGTCATCCGCAAGAAATTCTCCAACCTCGGGTCCGAGGTCATGGGCCAGACCCTGACCTCCGACGATCCGTCCATGACCCGCGACGCCATCCTGGCCTTCATTGCCGGCGGCGCGGAAATGGTCGTGGTCACCGGCGGCATGTCCGTGGACCCGGACGACCAGACGCCCACGGCCATCCGGGCCACCGGGGCGGACGTCGTCACCTACGGGTCGCCCACGTTTCCCGGCGTCATGTTCATGGTCGCGGACCTCAACGGCGTGCCCATCCTCGGGCTGCCGGGCTGCGTCATGTACTACCGGGCGTCCGTGTTCGACTTGATCGTCCCGCGTATTCTGGCCGGTGAGAAGGTAACCCGCGAGGACATCGTATCCCTGGGGCATGGTGGGTTTTGTGCGACCTGCGAGGTCTGTCGCTATCCCATCTGTCCCTTCGGTAAATAG
- a CDS encoding molybdopterin-dependent aldehyde oxidoreductase — MIKRTLRVNGVSRNVVCEPEESLANVLRQNLGLTSVKIGCGTGQCGSCTILRDDKLVRSCTVKMKRVPNNTKIMTLEGLGTPDNLHPIQMAWIAYGGAQCGFCSPGFLVSTYALLTENPSPTREEIRDWFQQHKNVCRCTGYKPLVDAVMAAAEVMRGDKSMDDLIFKIPESGRIWNTRYPRPSAVAKVTGTWDFGADMGLRLPPGTLHCELVQAEVSHANILSIDVTEAEAVPGVYKVVTHKDVKGKNRITGLITFPTNLGDGWDRPILCDEKVFQYGDAIAIVCADTPQAAKEGAKKVKVELEQLPEYMSAPAAMAEDAIEIHPGTPNVYYIQKEAKGPDTKPIFEKADVVVEGDYYTQRQPHMPIEPDVGFAYMGEDDKLFIHSKSIGIHLHLLMIAPGLGLEPDKIALVQNPTGGTFGYKFSPTMEALVGAAALATGRPVFLNYTWKQQQQYTGKRSPQFTTVRLASTKDGKLLGMETDWTVDHGPYSEFGDLLTLRGAQYIGAGYDIPAIRGEGRTVCTNHCWGAAFRGYGAPEAEFPSEVCMDELAEKLGMDPLELRYKNAYRKGSTTPTGQDPEVYSLPEMIDKVRPKYEEFKKIAAEKSTDAVKYGVGVSIGVYGSGLDGPDTAEVDIALNEDNTVTVYSAWGDHGQGADMGTLGTAHEALRPLSLTPDQIHLMMGDTSNSPAAGPAGGSRSQVVVGQATKNACDQLVAAMRKPNGAFRTYKEMVDDGLAVLYHGKWTAPANDCDANGQGNPFCCYMYGVFCFLVSVDIATGKAKAEKVVTVADIGVVNNYLVVDGQIHGGVAQGIGLALTEDYEDIKKHANMAGAGIPYCKDIPDDMEIIYVESPRPDGPFGASGVGEMPLTAPHAAIINAIYNACGARIRHLPAYPEKVLAALKG, encoded by the coding sequence ATGATCAAAAGGACGCTCCGAGTAAATGGAGTCTCCAGGAACGTAGTGTGCGAGCCTGAAGAGTCCCTGGCCAACGTGTTGCGCCAGAACCTGGGATTGACCAGCGTCAAGATCGGTTGCGGCACCGGTCAGTGCGGAAGTTGCACCATCCTGCGGGATGACAAGCTGGTCCGGTCCTGCACCGTCAAGATGAAGCGTGTCCCGAACAACACCAAAATCATGACCCTGGAGGGCCTCGGCACTCCCGACAACCTGCATCCCATTCAGATGGCCTGGATCGCCTACGGCGGAGCGCAGTGCGGCTTCTGCTCCCCCGGCTTCCTGGTCTCCACCTATGCGCTTTTGACCGAGAATCCGAGCCCCACCCGCGAGGAAATCCGCGACTGGTTCCAGCAGCACAAGAACGTCTGCCGCTGCACCGGTTACAAACCCCTGGTCGACGCCGTCATGGCCGCCGCCGAGGTCATGCGCGGCGACAAGTCCATGGATGATCTGATCTTCAAGATCCCCGAGAGCGGTCGCATCTGGAACACCCGGTATCCGCGTCCGTCCGCCGTGGCCAAGGTCACCGGCACCTGGGACTTCGGCGCCGACATGGGTCTGCGCCTGCCCCCGGGAACCCTGCACTGCGAACTGGTCCAGGCCGAGGTTTCCCACGCCAACATCCTGTCCATCGACGTGACCGAGGCCGAGGCCGTGCCCGGCGTCTACAAGGTCGTGACCCACAAGGACGTCAAGGGCAAGAACCGCATCACCGGTCTGATCACCTTCCCGACCAACCTCGGCGACGGCTGGGATCGTCCCATCCTGTGCGACGAGAAGGTCTTCCAGTACGGCGACGCCATCGCCATCGTCTGCGCCGACACCCCGCAGGCGGCCAAGGAAGGCGCCAAGAAGGTCAAGGTCGAACTCGAGCAGCTGCCCGAGTACATGTCCGCCCCGGCGGCCATGGCCGAGGACGCCATCGAGATCCACCCCGGCACCCCCAACGTCTACTACATCCAGAAGGAAGCCAAGGGACCGGACACCAAGCCCATCTTCGAGAAGGCCGACGTGGTCGTGGAAGGCGACTACTACACCCAGCGCCAGCCCCACATGCCCATCGAGCCCGACGTAGGGTTCGCCTACATGGGTGAGGACGACAAGCTGTTCATCCACTCCAAATCCATCGGCATCCATCTGCATCTGCTGATGATCGCCCCCGGTCTGGGCCTGGAGCCCGACAAGATCGCCCTGGTCCAGAACCCGACCGGCGGCACCTTCGGCTACAAGTTCTCCCCGACCATGGAAGCGCTGGTCGGCGCGGCGGCCCTGGCCACCGGCCGTCCCGTGTTCCTGAACTACACCTGGAAACAGCAGCAGCAGTACACCGGCAAGCGTTCCCCGCAGTTCACCACCGTGCGCCTGGCCTCCACCAAGGACGGCAAGCTGCTCGGCATGGAGACCGACTGGACCGTGGACCACGGCCCGTACTCCGAGTTCGGCGACCTGCTGACCCTGCGCGGCGCGCAGTACATCGGCGCCGGTTACGACATCCCGGCCATTCGCGGCGAGGGCCGCACCGTGTGCACCAACCACTGCTGGGGCGCGGCCTTCCGCGGCTACGGCGCTCCCGAGGCGGAGTTCCCCTCCGAGGTGTGCATGGACGAGCTGGCCGAGAAGCTGGGCATGGACCCGCTGGAACTGCGTTACAAGAACGCCTACCGCAAGGGTTCCACCACCCCCACCGGCCAGGATCCCGAGGTCTACTCCCTGCCTGAGATGATCGACAAGGTCCGTCCCAAGTACGAGGAGTTCAAGAAGATCGCCGCCGAGAAATCCACCGACGCCGTGAAGTACGGCGTGGGCGTGTCCATCGGCGTGTACGGTTCCGGTCTGGACGGCCCGGACACCGCCGAGGTCGATATCGCCCTGAACGAGGACAACACCGTCACGGTGTACTCCGCCTGGGGCGACCACGGCCAGGGCGCGGACATGGGTACCCTGGGCACCGCCCACGAGGCCCTGCGTCCCCTGAGCCTGACCCCGGATCAGATCCACCTGATGATGGGCGACACCAGCAACTCCCCCGCGGCCGGTCCCGCCGGCGGCAGCCGCTCCCAGGTCGTCGTCGGTCAGGCCACCAAGAACGCCTGTGATCAGCTCGTGGCCGCCATGCGGAAGCCCAACGGCGCCTTCCGCACCTACAAGGAAATGGTCGATGACGGTCTGGCAGTGCTCTATCACGGCAAGTGGACCGCTCCGGCCAACGACTGCGATGCCAACGGCCAGGGCAACCCGTTCTGCTGCTACATGTACGGCGTGTTCTGCTTCCTGGTTTCCGTGGACATCGCCACCGGCAAGGCCAAGGCCGAGAAGGTCGTCACCGTCGCCGACATCGGCGTGGTGAACAACTACCTCGTGGTGGACGGCCAGATCCACGGCGGCGTCGCTCAGGGCATCGGCCTGGCGCTGACCGAGGATTACGAGGACATCAAGAAGCACGCCAACATGGCCGGCGCCGGTATCCCGTACTGCAAGGACATCCCGGACGACATGGAGATCATCTACGTGGAATCCCCGCGTCCCGACGGTCCCTTCGGCGCTTCCGGCGTGGGCGAGATGCCTCTGACCGCTCCGCATGCGGCCATCATCAACGCCATCTACAACGCCTGCGGTGCGCGTATCCGCCACCTGCCGGCCTACCCCGAGAAGGTGCTCGCAGCGCTCAAGGGCTAA
- a CDS encoding pyridine nucleotide-disulfide oxidoreductase/dicluster-binding protein, with protein sequence MEQAELRQWEQKCIQEESPRCTAACPLHVDARECCSLLAAGRVDKAWAVLAKTMPLPGVLARTCDAPCKAACLRRDKGGPIEMGALERFLAGTAQAAKPPRPLPRNGKSVAVIGGNMTGLCAAWEIARKGFAVTVYCTAPDAGADLPDGVLDGELADMERMGVALKRGAPLTPELVEDRLDACDAVFIDGDGVPDAILNFAEPDEITLGTNRLGLFATRPGETSPVFMAAAGRRAANSILRFTQGVSMVKSRELEGPYETRLYTVLDKVEPVAPVAVGEGYDQPRAVEEAARCLKCECMECVKGCVFLKHYKQYPKVYVRQVYNNEAIVRGTRQANKMINSCMLCGLCDTVCPEDFAMGEVCLEARRHMIAKGTMPPSAHEFALRDMAFADGDKCALARHAPGETSSEYVFFPGCQLTATDPGGAERAYADLRTRLGKVGLILRCCGAPAAWSGRDALFGESLAELRADWQGLGSPRIIAACPSCLKILRQAMPEAEIVSHWSLLSALGLPDTALKTGGTLAVNDPCAAREDGALRGEVRGLLDALGVSVVEPEYSGGLTQCCGYGGLLNEVDPQLGRAAAQARADGADEDFVTYCAMCRDMIARTGKRTMHLYDLLYPGGEPGARPTPGHSERRENRVHLREKLLRELWSEADGVQAEDFERVRMTCTEMGAAAMEERRILISDVQKVLLQAERSGRHLVHGETGRFLASFRPNTVTYWVEYELTDGGYLVHNAWCHRMKIEGGQP encoded by the coding sequence ATGGAACAAGCGGAACTCAGACAGTGGGAACAGAAGTGCATCCAGGAGGAATCCCCCCGGTGCACGGCGGCCTGCCCCCTGCATGTGGACGCGCGCGAGTGCTGTTCGCTGCTGGCCGCGGGCCGCGTGGACAAGGCGTGGGCCGTACTGGCCAAGACAATGCCCCTGCCGGGGGTCCTGGCCCGGACCTGCGACGCGCCGTGCAAGGCGGCCTGCCTGCGCCGGGACAAGGGCGGCCCCATCGAGATGGGGGCCCTGGAACGGTTCCTGGCGGGAACGGCCCAGGCGGCCAAACCGCCCCGGCCCCTGCCGCGCAACGGCAAGTCCGTGGCCGTCATCGGCGGGAACATGACCGGGCTGTGCGCGGCCTGGGAGATCGCCCGCAAGGGGTTCGCCGTGACCGTGTACTGCACCGCGCCGGACGCGGGCGCGGACCTGCCCGACGGGGTCCTGGACGGGGAACTCGCGGACATGGAGCGCATGGGCGTGGCCCTCAAGCGGGGCGCACCCCTGACCCCGGAGCTGGTCGAGGACCGGCTGGACGCATGCGACGCGGTCTTCATCGACGGCGACGGCGTGCCCGACGCGATCCTGAATTTCGCCGAACCCGACGAGATCACGCTCGGCACCAACCGTCTGGGGCTGTTCGCCACCCGTCCGGGCGAGACCTCGCCGGTCTTCATGGCCGCGGCCGGACGCCGCGCGGCCAACTCCATCCTGCGGTTCACCCAGGGCGTGTCCATGGTCAAGAGCCGCGAACTCGAAGGCCCCTACGAGACGCGCCTGTACACCGTGCTCGACAAGGTGGAGCCGGTGGCGCCCGTGGCCGTGGGGGAGGGCTATGACCAGCCCCGCGCCGTGGAGGAGGCCGCCCGCTGCCTGAAGTGCGAATGCATGGAGTGCGTGAAGGGCTGCGTCTTCCTCAAGCATTACAAGCAGTACCCCAAGGTCTACGTGCGCCAGGTCTACAACAACGAGGCCATTGTCCGGGGCACGCGCCAGGCCAACAAGATGATCAACTCGTGCATGCTCTGCGGCCTGTGCGACACGGTCTGTCCCGAGGACTTCGCCATGGGCGAGGTCTGTCTCGAGGCGCGGCGGCACATGATCGCCAAGGGGACCATGCCGCCCTCGGCCCACGAGTTCGCTCTGCGCGACATGGCCTTTGCCGACGGCGACAAGTGCGCCCTGGCCCGGCACGCGCCGGGCGAGACCTCCAGCGAATACGTCTTTTTCCCCGGCTGCCAGCTGACCGCCACCGATCCCGGCGGTGCGGAGCGCGCCTATGCGGACCTCCGCACCCGGCTGGGCAAGGTCGGGCTGATCCTGCGCTGCTGCGGCGCTCCGGCCGCCTGGTCCGGGCGTGACGCCCTGTTCGGGGAGTCCCTGGCCGAACTGCGCGCGGACTGGCAGGGCCTCGGCTCGCCGCGCATCATCGCGGCCTGCCCCTCCTGCCTCAAGATCCTGCGGCAGGCCATGCCCGAGGCGGAGATCGTCTCCCATTGGTCCCTCCTGAGCGCCCTGGGACTGCCGGACACCGCCCTGAAGACGGGCGGGACCCTGGCCGTGAACGACCCGTGCGCTGCCCGCGAGGACGGGGCGCTGCGCGGCGAGGTGCGTGGCCTGCTGGACGCCCTCGGGGTGTCCGTGGTCGAACCGGAGTACAGTGGCGGGTTGACCCAGTGCTGCGGCTACGGTGGCCTGCTCAACGAGGTGGACCCCCAGCTCGGCCGGGCCGCGGCCCAGGCCAGGGCCGACGGCGCGGACGAGGACTTCGTGACCTACTGCGCCATGTGCCGGGACATGATCGCCCGCACGGGCAAGCGGACCATGCATCTCTACGATCTGCTCTATCCCGGCGGCGAGCCGGGGGCGCGGCCCACGCCAGGCCATTCCGAGCGGCGCGAGAACCGCGTCCACCTGCGCGAGAAGCTCCTGCGCGAGCTGTGGAGCGAGGCGGACGGCGTCCAGGCCGAGGACTTCGAGCGGGTCCGCATGACCTGCACCGAGATGGGCGCGGCGGCCATGGAGGAGCGGCGCATCCTCATCAGCGACGTGCAGAAGGTCCTGCTCCAGGCCGAACGATCCGGCAGGCACCTGGTCCACGGCGAGACCGGCCGCTTCCTGGCCTCGTTCAGGCCGAACACGGTGACCTACTGGGTGGAATACGAACTCACGGACGGCGGCTACCTGGTGCATAACGCCTGGTGCCACCGCATGAAGATAGAAGGAGGGCAGCCATGA
- a CDS encoding DVU_1557 family redox protein produces the protein MSSAITVPGTGAGGWRCGPCDEDMVMKPVGLTYLNSRFDVELPTCPKCGYVLIPESLALGKMYQVEQLLEDK, from the coding sequence ATGAGCAGCGCGATCACGGTACCTGGAACCGGAGCCGGGGGCTGGCGTTGCGGCCCCTGCGACGAGGACATGGTCATGAAACCGGTGGGGCTGACCTATCTCAACTCCCGGTTTGACGTGGAATTGCCCACCTGCCCCAAGTGCGGCTACGTGCTCATCCCCGAGTCCCTGGCCCTGGGCAAGATGTACCAGGTGGAGCAACTGCTGGAGGACAAGTAA
- the trsM gene encoding DVU_1556 family methyltransferase, with protein MRFAPPPLWERAELRAVAGETLRPGGFELTDRAADFIGAVPGWRVLDVGAGLGATVARLRARYGVRAWGVEPSADQLDRAKGAPGLVRARGDRLPFLPETFDALFCECVFSLFDDRPGGLTEFHRVLRPGGFLVLSDLCAVGCPVGDGASCADRAAPLAETDRLVREGGFTVRLLEDHGAHLRDLAARLVWTAGEAASDCNRDLGYFLMIAQKQGAD; from the coding sequence GTGCGATTCGCGCCGCCTCCGCTGTGGGAGCGCGCGGAACTGCGCGCCGTGGCCGGGGAGACCCTGCGGCCGGGCGGCTTCGAGCTGACCGACCGGGCGGCGGACTTCATCGGCGCGGTGCCGGGCTGGCGCGTCCTGGACGTTGGTGCGGGCCTGGGGGCCACCGTGGCCCGGCTGCGGGCGCGCTACGGCGTGCGGGCCTGGGGCGTGGAGCCCTCGGCCGACCAGCTCGACCGGGCCAAGGGTGCGCCGGGACTCGTCCGGGCGCGCGGCGACCGGTTGCCGTTTCTGCCGGAAACCTTTGACGCGCTCTTCTGCGAGTGCGTCTTTTCCCTGTTCGACGACCGGCCCGGAGGGCTCACGGAATTTCACCGGGTGCTAAGGCCAGGCGGTTTCCTGGTCCTGTCCGACCTGTGCGCCGTCGGCTGCCCCGTGGGCGACGGCGCGTCCTGCGCGGACCGGGCCGCGCCCCTGGCCGAGACCGACCGGCTGGTCCGAGAGGGCGGATTTACGGTCCGGCTGCTGGAGGACCACGGCGCCCACCTGCGGGACCTGGCCGCCCGGCTGGTCTGGACCGCCGGGGAGGCGGCCTCCGACTGCAACCGGGACCTGGGCTATTTCCTGATGATCGCGCAAAAGCAAGGAGCGGACTGA
- a CDS encoding DVU_1555 family C-GCAxxG-C-C protein, translated as MLDDAGLRVMELAGKGYCCSQMMVIMALDEMDREDPDLVRAAGGLCNGLGDCSGPCGVLTGSVLALGLYAGKGQDMEEPEEVLPVMLESLRDWFTERTLEYGGITCGAILDGGCGKPHPERCGGLVAEANAKVREILVDNGLDPAEGRELP; from the coding sequence ATGCTGGACGACGCCGGACTTCGCGTCATGGAACTTGCCGGAAAGGGCTATTGTTGCAGCCAGATGATGGTCATCATGGCCCTGGACGAGATGGACCGCGAGGACCCGGACCTGGTCCGGGCCGCGGGCGGGCTGTGCAACGGGCTGGGCGACTGCTCCGGACCGTGCGGCGTGCTCACGGGCTCGGTCCTGGCGCTCGGCCTGTACGCGGGCAAGGGGCAGGACATGGAGGAGCCCGAGGAGGTCCTGCCGGTCATGCTCGAGTCCCTGCGCGACTGGTTTACGGAGCGGACCCTGGAATACGGCGGCATCACCTGCGGGGCGATCCTGGACGGCGGCTGCGGCAAGCCCCATCCCGAGCGCTGCGGCGGGTTGGTGGCCGAGGCCAACGCCAAGGTGCGCGAAATTCTGGTCGATAACGGGCTCGACCCGGCCGAGGGACGCGAGCTGCCGTGA
- the trsS gene encoding radical SAM (seleno)protein TrsS, which translates to MNSSPRSVCPICLRPIPARHETVAHETFLVKECPEHGAFRTVVWRGEPSFDSWARPKVPSGPKTPFTRVERGCPLDCGLCDAHRQHTCTALIEVTWRCDLGCPVCFASSGKAAPPDPSLDALDTLFDRVELASGHCNIQLSGGEPTVREDLPEIIRLGKARGFPFIQLNTNGLRLGCEPGYADRLAEAGLDSVFLQFDGTEESIFEALRGRPLLETKLAALDALARAGVGVILVPTLVPGVNDRDLGNILRLGAARSPAVRGVHFQPVSYFGRYPKQPDDGERMTLPEIMRGLEAQTGGMLRATDFRPPGCEHAYCSFHANYVVTEDGGLTRLSSGGSCGCTPRPASEGADAAKAFVKRQWAAPGKQLPMAFDGPGGAAPSRSAPEDALDAFIRRAATHTFAVSAMAFQDCWTLDLERLKGCCIHEVSPDGRLIPFCAYNLTSMGGETLYRGKCHGPVPS; encoded by the coding sequence GTGAATTCGAGTCCGAGAAGCGTCTGCCCGATCTGCCTGCGGCCGATCCCGGCCCGCCACGAGACCGTGGCCCACGAGACCTTCCTGGTCAAGGAGTGCCCGGAGCACGGCGCGTTCCGTACCGTGGTCTGGCGCGGCGAGCCGTCCTTCGACTCCTGGGCGCGTCCCAAGGTCCCGTCCGGGCCGAAGACGCCGTTCACCCGTGTGGAGCGGGGGTGCCCTCTGGACTGCGGGCTGTGCGACGCCCACCGGCAGCACACCTGCACCGCGCTCATCGAGGTCACCTGGCGCTGCGACCTGGGCTGTCCGGTCTGTTTCGCTTCATCCGGCAAGGCGGCCCCACCCGATCCGTCCCTCGATGCACTGGACACGCTCTTCGACCGGGTGGAGCTGGCCTCGGGCCACTGCAACATCCAGCTCTCGGGCGGCGAGCCCACGGTGCGCGAGGACCTGCCCGAGATCATCCGGCTGGGCAAGGCCAGGGGATTTCCGTTCATCCAGCTGAACACCAACGGGCTGCGGCTCGGTTGCGAACCGGGCTACGCGGACCGGCTGGCCGAGGCCGGGCTGGATTCGGTCTTTCTCCAGTTCGACGGCACCGAGGAATCCATTTTCGAGGCCCTGCGGGGCCGCCCGCTGCTCGAAACCAAGCTCGCGGCCCTGGACGCATTGGCCCGTGCCGGGGTAGGCGTCATCCTGGTGCCCACGCTGGTGCCGGGGGTCAACGACCGCGACCTGGGCAACATCCTCAGGCTGGGCGCGGCCCGCTCTCCGGCGGTGCGCGGGGTGCATTTTCAGCCGGTCAGCTATTTCGGGCGCTATCCCAAGCAGCCGGACGACGGCGAGCGCATGACCCTGCCCGAGATCATGCGCGGCTTGGAGGCCCAGACGGGCGGGATGCTCAGGGCGACGGATTTCCGGCCGCCGGGCTGCGAGCACGCCTACTGCTCCTTTCACGCCAACTACGTGGTCACGGAGGATGGCGGGCTGACCCGGCTCTCCTCGGGCGGGTCCTGCGGCTGCACACCGCGCCCGGCCTCCGAGGGGGCGGACGCGGCCAAGGCCTTCGTCAAGCGCCAGTGGGCCGCCCCGGGCAAACAGCTGCCCATGGCCTTCGACGGGCCGGGCGGGGCCGCCCCTTCGCGGAGCGCACCCGAGGACGCCCTGGACGCCTTCATCCGGCGGGCGGCCACCCACACCTTCGCGGTTTCGGCCATGGCCTTCCAGGATTGCTGGACCCTGGACCTGGAACGGCTCAAGGGGTGCTGCATCCACGAGGTCTCGCCGGACGGGCGGCTCATCCCGTTCTGCGCCTACAACCTGACGTCCATGGGCGGCGAAACCCTGTATCGGGGGAAATGTCATGGGCCGGTCCCATCTTGA